A single region of the Nicotiana sylvestris chromosome 6, ASM39365v2, whole genome shotgun sequence genome encodes:
- the LOC104220714 gene encoding putative anthocyanidin reductase, whose amino-acid sequence MEEEKLKSYCVTGGSGFIGSWLVRSLLQMGCKVHATVRHPEKSLHLMKLPGANDRLRLFKADLREEGSFDEAVRGCSGLFHVAAPMEFGVQATENVDSYVQENVVEPAIQGTLNVLKSCLKSNSIKRVVFTSSISTVTARDSYGNWRPLVDESCKIPVQHVKHTKPSGWVYVLVKVLTEEAAFQFAKENGIDLVSIITPTVAGPFLTPTVPSSIQVLLSPITGDPELLAILSGVNSRMGSIALAHIEDICCAHIFLMENTKAEGRYICCARSWAMSQVIDHLTKEYPSPALDRQARGGHDLVMPSEISSKKLRDLGFSFKYNIDDIIRDTISSCMDNGFLPSIQKGTSSPPVHRPSSSCGAPLIS is encoded by the exons ATGGAGGAGGAGAAGCTGAAGAGTTATTGTGTAACAGGAGGCAGTGGCTTCATTGGTTCATGGTTGGTTAGGTCTCTCCTTCAAATGGGTTGCAAGGTCCATGCTACTGTGCGCCATCCAG AGAAGTCATTACATCTGATGAAGCTGCCCGGGGCCAATGACCGGCTGAGATTGTTCAAAGCTGATTTAAGAGAAGAAGGGAGCTTCGACGAAGCAGTGAGAGGTTGCAGTGGTCTATTCCATGTTGCTGCACCCATGGAATTCGGAGTACAAGCCACAGAAAATGTTG ACAGCTATGTTCAAGAAAATGTCGTAGAGCCAGCAATCCAGGGTACCTTGAATGTTCTGAAATCCTGCTTGAAATCCAACTCTATAAAAAGAGTTGTTTTCACATCATCAATCAGTACAGTGACTGCCAGAGACAGCTATGGAAACTGGAGACCTCTTGTGGATGAATCTTGCAAAATACCTGTCCAACATGTTAAGCACACAAAACCTAGCGGCTGG GTTTATGTACTAGTAAAGGTTTTAACGGAGGAGGCAGCATTCCAATTTGCAAAGGAAAATGGCATTGATTTGGTTTCAATAATAACACCAACTGTAGCTGGTCCGTTCCTCACTCCTACAGTTCCTTCAAGCATTCAAGTTCTCTTGTCACCAATAACAG GTGATCCTGAATTGTTAGCTATACTAAGTGGTGTGAACTCAAGAATGGGATCAATTGCATTAGCTCATATCGAGGACATATGTTGCGCTCACATATTTCTGATGGAGAACACAAAAGCAGAAGGACGATATATATGCTGTGCCCGGAGTTGGGCTATGTCTCAAGTTATCGATCACCTTACAAAAGAGTATCCTAGTCCTGCTTTAGACAG GCAAGCAAGAGGAGGACATGATTTGGTGATGCCTTCCGAGATATCTTCAAAGAAATTGAGAGATCTGGGATTTTCTTTCAAGTATAATATCGACGATATCATAAGAGATACAATTAGTAGCTGTATGGATAATGGCTTCTTACCTTCTATCCAAAA GGGAACAAGTTCGCCTCCAGTACACCGTCCGTCCAGTTCATGCGGTGCACCTTTAATTTCGTGA
- the LOC104226458 gene encoding uncharacterized protein, with the protein MGRKSCARRWWRFGQYHSSKEVVAEFVASAMSGPSFFLFSDSQSPLSRNPSSSYVENTTENVELEGGKGKNINVASVDETPYLSLPDTNSEPVIGDVPVTDKGKGKVVKDSELGGSRREFVPETETQPVDVDCSDDSQLKKRKIGVAPKKIKLMFCLRFKKMVADSLVLSISSCCCQPNLLKPELLCVISDFHFALDDFVRDLVFRPVDSGGEKQVWKEWDRCWDFLVPIDLDYKPKVDWDTNCHVIHQLKANLSKRQLRLFKKTCFGYFLDLPPMIVQIRVMHHSLMREVHHEVKNEMRFVVNDSRLRFGLGEFALVTGLKCKGYTSIESIAENRLISKYFETASVTFAQLADCFKKKKWETDDDALKIAVLYFVNNFLFSQLKTKAISRSYIDLVESGNFNNYPWGIDVYKATIDSCSNKFQDKPSFYRLGGFRLALQTWLYECFPSLDGHFADHLGNNKLLRILKWVVLGQIHNERVALQMCSLQRKQLKNITPTDDEKKQFYVRGLSFEIEVECTDSQPSQPDSFQVFGTQLPKTQSMPESTGGDSQPTNAEVMKELQALKLFVENKFEEVLAAIGRQSVKPKGNSAHKQQDDDLRSAPFVNEHDFGLDSNFELSASAIDQITAITQQETYKQSSHDIKKSGPAPLPSGIPVQTRADVVIESNTAPQAYRVDGVGQVDVGGSNVNLSSAPCQHGGDLHLDSDFEYTDSQLDLIASITQGGRRNVNQSGNDLTTRAVNKSKLDQSVSRNIVQIQTDVETTPAVLTRKRRPAAVKQSPYRNDWQSGVSAVGGSSKVIKGRFPFVNDISETVDFKLTTAFSNFVEANMQLGEEVYLPGDQKLEPCFDFEVEQIDDKTFFHTLNYSGRPLSSSYLNIIFYYLRKKAKYGINMPIKVTTTDTLFNNIIQRVFTEFVKGGKQDHLIDRSDDIMEYMKGFRMHCNTPWHQVDHVLFPINLALDIGVCVIPQEMFLFSIEFYNQRSDIVVENGLHMGKKLIDPFDIELITNLPTQQNSDCGVYVACFAEYIIEDLPIPVANFDVDGLRARFGILLWHYGRNKQLHGESSESEAPVAPKKTRGKKRKK; encoded by the exons ATGGGTCGGAAGAGTTGTGCACGTAGATGGTGGCGCTTTGGACAATATCATTCTTCAAAAGAAGTAGTTGCTGAATTCGTTGCCTCAGCCATGTCTGGGCCtagttttttcttattttctgatTCTCAGTCTCCACTTAGTCGTAACCCTAGCAGTAGTTATGTTGAAAACACAACTGAAAATGTAGAATTAGAGGGTGGAAAAGGCAAAAATATTAATGTCGCGTCAGTCGATGAAACTCCCTACCTGTCATTACCCGACACAAATTCCGAACCAGTCATAGGAGATGTTCCTGTGACTGATaagggaaaaggtaaagttgttaAGGATTCTGAGTTAGGGGGAAGCCGACGTGAATTCGTGCCTGAAACAGAGACTCAACCAGTAGATGTTGATTGTAGCGATGATTCTCAattaaagaagagaaaaattGGTGTCGCACCCAAGAAG ATTAAATTAATGTTCTGCTTGAGGTTTAAAAAAATGGTCGCTGATTCACTAGTGCTGTCAATCAGTAGTTGTTGTTGTCAACCAAATTTATTGAAGCCAGAGCTGCTCTGTGTTATTTCTGATTTTCACTTTGCATTAGATGATTTTGTACGTGATCTAGTGTTTAGGCCAGTTGATAGTGGTGGGGAGAAGCAAGTATGGAAGGAATGGGACCGT TGTTGGGATTTCCTTGTGCCTATTGACTTAGATTATAAACCAAAGGTTGATTGGGATACCAATTGCCatgttattcatcaattgaaagcGAATTTATCAAAGCGGCAACTTCGACTGTTTAAGAAAACATGCTTTGGCTATTTTTTGGATCTGCCACCAATGATTGTGCAGATTCGTGTTATGCACCATTCGCTTATGAGAGAAGTACATCATGAGGTTAAAAATGAGATGCGGTTTGTAGTGAATGATTCTAGGTTGCGGTTTGGCTTGGGTGAATTTGCACTTGTTACTGGGTTGAAATGTAAGGGTTATACAAGTATAGAGAGCATAGCAGAGAAtaggttgatttcaaaatattttgagACTGCATCCGTGACATTTGCCCAACTAGCAGACTGTTTTAAAAAGAAGAAATGGGAAACGGATGATGATGCGTTGAAGATAGCAGTTCTGTATTTTGTCAACAACTTCTTATTTTCTCAACTCAAAACAAAGGCTATTTCACGGTCTTACATTGACTTGGTTGAGTCTGGTAATTTTAATAATTATCCCTGGGGTATAGATGTTTATAAAGCTACAATTGACTCGTGTTCCAATAAGTTTCAAGATAAGCCTTCTTTTTATAGACTTGGTGGTTTCCGGTTGGCTTTACAGACTTGGTTGTATGAATGCTTCCCAAGTTTGGATGGTCACTTTGCTGATCATCTTGGAAACAACAAACTTCTACGAATTTTGAAATGGGTAGTCTTGGGTCAAATCCATAATGAGCGAGTTGCTTTGCAAATGTGTAGCTTGCAACGCAAGCAG CTAAAGAACATCACCCCAACTGATGATGAGAAGAAACAATTTTATGTGCGTGGTCTAAGCTTTGAAATTGAAGTTGAGTGCACTGACAGCCAACCCAGCCAGCCCGATAGCTTTCAGGTTTTTGGCACTCAATTACCAAAGACACAAAGTATGCCTGAAAGTACTGGAGGTGATTCCCAACCTACCAATGCTGAGGTAATGAAGGAGTTACAAGCTTTGAAGCTTTTTGTAGAGAACAAGTTTGAGGAGGTGCTTGCAGCTATTGGTAGGCAGTCGGTGAAACCAAAGGGAAATTCAGCG CACAAGCAACAGGATGATGATTTGCGTTCTG CCCCCTTCGTAAATGAGCATGATTTTGGCTTGGATTCTAACTTTGAACTATCTGCATCTGCAATTGATCAAATCACCGCTATTACACAACAAGAAACATATAAGCAGTCATCTCATGATATTAAAAAGTCGGGTCCTGCTCCGCTGCCATCAGGAATCCCTGTACAGACACGAGCAGATGTTGTTATTGAGTCTAATACTGCTCCACAGG CATATCGGGTTGATGGTGTTGGTCAAGTGGATGTTGGTGGAAGTAATGTGAATTTGTCTTCTG CTCCATGTCAACACGGGGGTGATCTTCACTtggattctgattttgaatataCTGATTCTCAACTTGATCTAATTGCTTCCATTACACAAGGAGGGAGACGTAATGTAAATCAATCTGGAAATGATCTGACAACTCGTGCTGTAAATAAGTCTAAACTTGATCAGTCGGTATCAAGAAATATTGTTCAGATACAAACAGATGTTGAAACTACTCCTGCAGTTTTAACACGGAAAAGGCGCCCCGCAGCTGTAAAACAGTCACCGTATAGGAATGACTGGCAATCTGGTGTTAGTGCAGTTGGGGGATCCTCGAAGGTTATCAAAGGAAGATTTCCATTTGTAAATGACATTTCAGAGACGGTTGATTTTAAGCTTACGACTGCATTCTCAAACTTTGTTGAAGCAAATATGCAATTGGGAGA GGAAGTGTATTTACCTGGTGATCAAAAGCTAGAGCCTTGTTTTGACTTTGAAGTTGAACAGATTGATGATAAGACGTTTTTCCATACCTTAAACTATTCTGGCAGGCCGCTCTCTAGTtcg TACTTGAATATTATATTCTACTATCTTAGAAAGAAGGCGAAATATGGAATTAATATGCCAATCAAAGTCACAACTACAGATACTCTTTTTAATAATATCATTCAAAGGGTTTTCACAGAATTTGTAAAAGGTGGTAAACAAGATCATTTGATTGATAGATCAGACGATATCATGGAGTACATGAAAGGATTTAGGATGCATTGCAACACTCCATGGCACCAGGTTGATCATGTCCTTTTTCCAATTAATTTGGCATTGGATATTGGGGTGTGTGTCATTCCACAAGAGATGTTTTTAT TTAGTATTGAATTTTATAACCAAAGAAGTGACATTGTAGTAGAAAATGGTCTGCACATGGGAAAGAAGTTGATTGATCCTTTTGATATTGAACTGATTACAAATCTGCCAACACAGCAAAATTC AGATTGTGGAGTATATGTTGCTTGCTTTGCAGAGTATATTATTGAAGATCTTCCAATCCCTGTTGCCAATTTTGATGTGGATGGTCTTCGAGCTAGGTTTGGTATATTGTTGTGGCACTATGGGAGGAACAAGCAGTTGCATGGCGAATCAAGTGAATCTGAGGCTCCAGTAGCACCTAAAAAGACTCGTGGAAAGAAACGCAAGAAGTAG